From a single Fusarium fujikuroi IMI 58289 draft genome, chromosome FFUJ_chr03 genomic region:
- a CDS encoding probable developmentally regulated GTP-binding protein, with protein MATTVDKIKDIEAEMAKTQKNKATSYHLGQLKAKLAKLKRELLTPSGGGGGGGAGFDVARTGVASIGFIGFPSVGKSTLMSRLTGQHSEAAAYEFTTLTSVPGQVVYNGAPLQIIDLPGIIEGAKDGRGRGRQVIAVAKTCHLIFIVLDVNKPLTDKRVIEAELEGFGIRINKEPPNITFRKKDKGGLNITSTVPLTHIDHGEIKAVMSEYRINSADITIRCDATVDDLIDVLEAKSRSYIPVVYCLNKIDSISIEELDLLYRIPNAVPISSEHGWNIDELMEAMWDKLNLVRVYTKPKGKQPDYSQPVVLRSTRCTVEDFCNAIHRSITEVFKTAIVYGKSVKHQPQRVGLAHELCDEDVGRLPPESPTTTLYPGSSLKTD; from the exons ATGGCGACTACAGTGGACAAG ATCAAAGATATTGAGGCCGAA ATGGCCAAAAcccagaagaacaaggcgaCTTCGTACCATTTGGGTCAGCTTAAGGCCAAGCTGGCCAAACTCAAGCGCGAACTGTTGACTCCCAGCGGCGGAGGTGGTGGCGGAGGTGCTGGTTTCGATGTGGCCAGAACAGGCGTAGCCAGTATTGGCTTCATCGGCTTCCCTTCGGTGGGCAAGAGTACACTCATGAGCAGACTCACAGGCCAACATTCGGAGGCTGCCGCCTACGAATTCACCACCTTGACCTCTGTGCCTGGTCAAGTTGTCTATAACG GTGCCCCCTTGCAGATTATTGACCTTCCCGGTATCATTGAGGGTGCCAAGGATggtcgaggtcgaggtcgaCAAGTCATCGCCGTCGCTAAGACATGCCATCTGATCTTCATTGTGCTGGATGTCAATAAGCCTCTGACGGATAAGCGGGTGATTGAGGCGGAACTCGAGGGTTTCGGAATCCGCATCAATAAGGAACCCCCCAACATCACCTTCaggaagaaggacaagggtGGCCTCAATATCACCAGCACCGTACCCCTGACACATATCGACCACGGCGAGATTAAGGCTGTCATGAGCGAATATCGCATCAATTCTGCGGACATTACAATCCGGTGTGACGCTACTGTTGATGACCTGATCGACGTTCTTGAGGCGAAGAGCAGAAG TTATATTCCAGTTGTCTACTGCCTGAACAAGATTGATTCCATTAGcattgaggagcttgaccttctctATCGAATTCCCAATGCTGTCCCCATCAGTTCCGAGCACGGATGGAACATTGATGAGCTGATGGAAGCCATGTGGGACAAGCTAAACCTTGTCCGCGTGTACACAAAGCCCAAGGGCAAGCAGCCTGATTACTCTCAGCCTGTCGTGCTCCGATCTACGCGCTGCACTGTTGAAGATTTT TGTAACGCCATTCACCGAAGCATTACGGAAGTGTTCAAGACGGCCATTGTTTATGGCAAGTCAGTCAAGCATCAGCCTCAACGTGTTGGCCTGGCTCACGAACTGtgtgatgaggatgttggtAGGTTACCCCCGGAGTCTCCGACAACGACCCTCTACCCCGGCAGCAGCCTAAAGACAGATTGA
- a CDS encoding related to nasopharyngeal carcinoma susceptibility protein LZ16 → MDAQNAAQSDQTRPAGDTPQRPDSKPDTSKSTPPPVNPKPSEPVEKEKDKEKDKDKDTRRNANSSSAVDPDALEDRDSDAETIVLPGKDGHSPSKARKVRQEDRSDGDADGDADGDAPKSSIKAAGYRPELEKSSSSIHARGDPVKKKRISSAHIEREKLSRGKDAAASSGLSSAPASPPHHRQQQRRRFADDTHSSSDSEQSHPGPAKSIREKLKSGENTASHKRKSLKVESDDEGESRKVRRQRTTSASIDSGRPQKEHKPLSAKSHHDSQNRSISPQPRSHRRSASSQLPTYSSNGLGHKKRRLPPPLHATDYHSDDSSASGSPHPRSSKLRNLATPAADTNASPARMAPHKKHLDAHGQTLLARACARGEYEGAKTRLTERPEDLNVADYAGNTPLQIAAINGCEDIVKLLIDAGCNLDCVNYDKDTPLLDAVDNGHLGVVKLLLDAGVNPRKANVNGEEPIDRVSDETDNAEEIRAALMAARKRAGDRRRTSEEHHSHQDQDTRDSHAPDSPRHSPATNPGTSRRTGTVRATKTRNDLLYMPLDDKTLRQAAGRGDEETVARILQVKEGYNDPAAMVAAARGGHDLVIQLLLGLGGANPDPRPIFNAQPEFATPILAAIGQENIKVIELLLEQAGFDPTRRYRGETYYEIARHRAGPNWKEEEHMLKNAYDEFKRSGKKANSRQEQQDEALRARRAKEEARQHKRSLSSPEPKKKSTTSKLASPKEKRRSNSITNQGDEGSKRGPGRPRKDDPVPSINISDREQSPTISQKQLKAKHADSDAAGVSSEGETHKPRRKLVSKGELRGERERQRRASMASNASSFKDHPSSPHESRHEESGDKHDKHEKNRVEKLSEKYHDRTKALKRDESRDRLSVSGDGSTKRHRASITPDRPSNGDKDDSEVPPKRRRLDSETKEKRPKQALSSDERPRKPSNLQDSSKSSSKPSHKKYDEEKRDRRADSHRADTDRASSVEKQIHVKSEETDVEMRDADSIKAVSESELQAARVKEVEQEKQKQADEEAKKKDELRKKHEARKKEEERKRAEAEALRKREEEEEKKRKEEAAEEERLQKELEEQEEEKRKKQQREAEEKARREEAEKQRIEEERKKKEEEEQKQQEEEERLHREQLEREAAEEARRQREEEERKERERRERAHREDMERKRAAREAEQRRFREEQERIRLDKLPPLLRWLDTCPNPKLPVLAEKFKRIQGCRYDTIRHEANGTPEGREQWVLNTHAALLLGEKDLDLSRYTAWERAPVTELAKLSLWRVEWRLYSLLDDKLWDLGRQLPEYYGDEDPIELSYGTKQRLKAEAWEKFLNMDMFFVKVSDLMYTVPHIPHLRHIRLEVEYRELLETEAQSRGWGTCQKWKQDPDSARYNRLAPRCKYYHNGAFVGEDKPQLAQISSTPFLDKKVPRRGLVQVLPDDPDYTRICLEQGLEHLINGHLSPPVVNGIHSSPMSQKSMTSVGPPMNGMIKALTPGSTSESLTISNAGHETIVNGINGNTNGNPAH, encoded by the exons ATGGATGCGCAGAATGCTGCCCAGTCCGACCAGACGAGGCCTGCTGGCGACACACCTCAGCGGCCTGACTCGAAACCCGACACTTCAAAGTCGACTCCGCCGCCAGTAAACCCCAAGCCTTCTGAGCCCGttgaaaaggagaaggacaaggaaaaGGACAAGGATAAAGACACACGACGGAATGCGaattcttcatctgctgtcGACCCAGATGCGTTGGAAGACCGCGATTCAGATGCCGAAACCATCGTATTGCCTGGCAAGGATGGCCATTCCCCTTCAAAGGCTCGGAAGGTGAGACAGGAAGACAGAAGCGACGGTGATGCCGATGGTGATGCCGATGGCGACGCACCCAAATCTTCAATCAAGGCTGCTGGTTATCGTCCAGAGCTTGAAAAGAGTTCATCGTCAATCCACGCTCGAGGTGACcctgtcaagaagaagcgcatTTCGTCGGCCCACATCGAACGCGAGAAGCTGTCACGGGGTAAAGATGCGGCTGCCTCCAGTGGCTTGAGCTCTGCACCAGCGTCTCCACCTCATCaccggcagcagcagcgtcgTCGATTTGCGGATGACACGCATTCATCTTCGGACTCTGAACAATCTCATCCCGGACCCGCCAAGTCCATTCGCGAGAAATTGAAATCCGGTGAAAACACGGCATCACATAAGCGCAAGAGTCTTAAAGTCGAGTCCGACGACGAAGGCGAGAGCCGCAAAGTCAGGCGGCAACGAACGACTAGCGCTAGCATCGATTCAGGTCGTCCGCAGAAGGAGCACAAGCCTCTCTCAGCAAAGTCACACCATGATTCACAGAACCGATCCATCTCACCACAGCCTCGATCTCACCGAAGGAGTGCATCCTCCCagttacctacctactccTCCAACGGCCTCGGCCACAAGAAGAGGCGACTACCTCCTCCGTTGCACGCCACTGACTATCACTCTGACGACTCTTCAGCAAGTGGCAGCCCTCATCCTCGCAGTTCTAAATTACGTAACCTGGCAACGCCTGCTGCCGACACAAATGCCTCCCCTGCAAGGATGGCTCCTCATAAGAAGCATCTTGATGCCCACGGTCAGACATTACTCGCTCGCGCCTGTGCTCGAGGAGAGTACGAAGGGGCCAAGACACGTCTTACCGAGAGACCTGAGGATCTGAACGTAGCCGACTACGCGGGAAACACACCTCTTCAGATTGCAGCAATAAATGGATGCGAAGACATCGTCAAACTTCTGATCGACGCTGGATGCAATTTGGATTGTGTCAACTACGACAAGGACACACCACTTCTCGATGCGGTCGACAACGGCCATCTGGGCGTTGTCAAGTTATTACTAGACGCAGGCGTCAATCCTAGGAAGGCCAACGTGAACGGGGAAGAGCCAATCGATCGGGTGAGCGACGAAACAGATAACGCCGAGGAGATTCGAGCCGCACTCATGGCTGCAAGGAAGCGAGCAGGAGACCGGAGGCGCACATCAGAAGAACATCACTcacaccaagatcaagatacGAGGGACTCGCATGCGCCAGATAGCCCACGCCATTCCCCCGCTACAAATCCCGGAACAAGTCGAAGAACAGGAACTGTACGCGCAACAAAGACGAGAAACGATCTACTGTATATGCCCCTCGATGATAAGACACTTCGACAGGCTGCGGGGCGAGGCGACGAGGAAACTGTCGCACGCATCTTGCAGGTAAAGGAAGGATATAATGACCCCGCTGCTATGGTTGCCGCGGCTCGAGGTGGCCATGACTTGGTGATTCAGCTGCTCCTAGGCCTTGGAGGCGCCAATCCTGATCCTCGGCCTATTTTCAACGCTCAGCCCGAATTCGCTACGCCAATACTAGCAGCAATCGGGCAAGAGAATATCAAAGTCATAGAGTTACTTTTGGAACAAGCTGGATTCGATCCCACACGAAGGTACAGAGGAGAAACATACTACGAGATTGCCCGACACCGGGCAGGTCCAAActggaaggaggaggagcataTGCTGAAGAATGCCTACGACGAGTTTAAAAGGAGTGGAAAGAAGGCAAACTCTCGCCAGGAAcaacaagatgaagcttTGCGTGCCCGACGAGCAAAGGAGGAGGCCCGACAACATAAAAGGAGCCTCTCTAGTCCcgagccaaagaagaagtcaaCCACTTCCAAGCTTGCCAGTCCCAAAGAGAAACGAAGGTCCAACTCGATTACAAATCAGGGAGATGAGGGTTCAAAGCGTGGCCCAGGACGACCTCGTAAAGATGACCCCGTACCGTCTATTAATATCTCAGATCGCGAACAATCCCCAACTATCTCTCAGAAACAGCTTAAAGCTAAACATGCCGATTCAGATGCTGCTGGTGTATCTTCGGAGGGAGAAACACATAaaccgaggaggaagcttgTGTCCAAGGGGGAGCTTCGAGGGGAACGAGAGCGGCAACGACGCGCCAGTATGGCTTCGAACGCTTCATCTTTCAAAGATCACCCAAGTAGCCCCCATGAATCGAGGCATGAGGAGTCAGGTGACAAACACGATAAACACGAAAAGAACAGGGTCGAGAAACTATCTGAAAAGTACCATGATCGTACCAAGGCTCTCAAAAGGGACGAATCCCGGGATCGCTTGTCGGTGTCTGGCGACGGGTCGACTAAGAGACATCGTGCCAGTATCACACCTGACCGACCCAGTAATGGTGACAAGGATGATAGCGAGGTTCCACCCAAGCGACGACGACTTGATAGCGAGACAAAGGAGAAACGGCCCAAACAAGCTTTATCATCTGACGAAAGACCTCGAAAACCCAGCAATCTTCAAGACTCTTCCAAATCATCCTCAAAACCCAGTCATAAAAAGTACGACGAGGAGAAACGTGATAGGCGTGCCGACTCCCACCGTGCAGACACCGACCGAGCCAGTAGTGTCGAAAAACAGATTCATGTCAAGTCAGAAGAGACTGACGTGGAGATGAGAGATGCCGATTCTATCAAGGCCGTGTCCGAGTCGGAACTGCAAGCGGCTCGAGTTAAGGAAGTCGAACAAGAGAAACAAAAGCAAGCCGAtgaggaagccaagaagaaggatgagcttCGGAAGAAGCATGAAGCAcgcaagaaagaagaagaacgtAAGcgggctgaggctgaggcctTGAGGAAAcgtgaagaggaagaggaaaagaagcgaAAGGAGGAGGCTGCCGAAGAGGAGAGACTGCAAAAGGAATTAGAGGAGC aggaggaggagaagaggaagaagcaacaGCGCGAAGCCGAGGAGAAGGCGCGtcgagaagaggcagaaaagCAACGCATCGAAGAAGagcgaaagaagaaggaggaagaggagcagaaacaacaagaggaagaggagaggctgCACCGTGAGCAACTCGAGCGAGAAGCGGCCGAGGAAGCTCGCCGTCAAcgcgaggaagaagagcgcaAAGAACGTGAGCGACGAGAACGTGCGCATCGTGAGGATATGGAACGCAAACGAGCGGCACGTGAAGCGGAACAGCGACGATTCCGTGAGGAGCAAGAACGCATTCGCCTCGATAAACTGCCTCCCCTCCTACGGTGGCTCGACACATGTCCAAACCCCAAGCTTCCGGTCCTTGCCGAGAAATTCAAGCGGATTCAAGGCTGCCGATACGACACAATTCGACACGAAGCCAACGGCACACCCGAGGGTCGTGAGCAGTGGGTACTTAACACACATGCAgctctccttcttggcgagaAGGATCTCGATCTCTCTCGGT ATACTGCATGGGAACGGGCCCCTGTAACCGAACTAGCAAAGTTGTCTTTGTGGCGCGTTGAATGGCGTCTTTACTCTCTTCTCGATGACAAGCTTTGGGATCTCGGTCGACAACTACCCGAATATTACGGTGACGAGGATCCCATCGAATTGAGTTATGGGACAAAGCAACGACTAAAAGCAGAGGCTTGGGAGAAATTCCTCAATATGGACATGTTCTTTGTTAAG GTGTCGGATCTTATGTATACTGTCCCCCACATACCACATCTTCGTCATATTCGTCTCGAAGTCGAATACCGGGAACTTCTGGAGACAGAAGCACAAAGCAGGGGATGGGGAACATGTCAGAAGTGGAAGCAGGATCCGGATTCTGCTCGGTACAACAGACTTGCTCCACGATGCAAGTACTATCACAATGGCGCTTTCGTTGGCGAGGATAAACCCCAACTCGCACAAATAAGCAGTACACCTTTCCTCGACAAGAAAGTTCCTCGACGGGGACTGGTGCAAGTGTTGCCAGACGACCCAGATTATACTAGAATATGCCTAGAACAAGGTCTAgagcatctcatcaacgGCCACCTCAGCCCGCCTGTTGTCAATGGCATTCATTCATCACCAATGAGCCAGAAATCAATGACATCGGTAGGACCCCCTATGAATGGGATGATCAAAGCTTTGACGCCTGGTTCAACTTCAGAAAGCTTGACGATATCGAATGCTGGGCACGAGACTATCGTAAACGGCATCAATGGGAACACAAACGGAAACCCAGCCCACTGA
- a CDS encoding related to DFG10 protein: MMDYGPRRPKDGKSKSKKEDDEKQGFAILRSFLKDLTEYGQVPHSWFMHFYITSVSLSGFWAWQYLTRGSVLRSIATWQDRAGRSSMSLEQVYIAWLLMALQGSRRLYESLFVFKPGSSPMWFIHWALGVAFYAVISLAVWIEGSSAILSCWDSPNQSLDIPRRLLSAVLFYSVAYFKQNQCHRHLASLKKYTIPTEGWFKYLICPHYTAECILYLAIAWIAAPPGELFNKSILTAVAFIAVNLGATAKGTKAWYENKFGSDKVADRWIMIPPVY; this comes from the exons ATGATGGACTATGGTCCTCGAAGACCTAAAGACGGAAAgtccaagagcaagaaagaagacgacgagaagCAAGGCTTCGCGATATTGAGATCATTCTTGAAAGATTTAACAGAATATGGACAAGTGCCTCACTCGTGGTTTATGCACTTCTACATCACCTCAGTATCTCTGTCAGGCTTCTGGGCTTGGCAATATTTAACGAGGGGATCGGTGTTGAGGAGCATTGCTACTTGGCAGGATAGGGCTGGCAGATCGTCGATGAGCCTAGAGCAAGTATATATCGCATGGCTGCTCATGGCGCTACAGGGTTCAAGGCGGTTATATGAGAGTTTGTTTGTATTCAAGCCAGGCTCGTCACCCATGTGGTTCATTCATTGGGCGCTTGGTGTTGCATTCTATGCTGTTATAAGCCTCGCTGTCTGGATCGAGGGTTCCA GTGCAATTTTGTCATGTTGGGATTCTCCTAACCAGTCCCTTGATATCCCACGGAGGTTGCTATCGGCTGTCCTGTTCTACTCCGTTGCATACTTCAAGCAAAATCAATGCCACAGACATCTGGCCAGCCTCAAGAAGTACACAATTCCAACAGAAGGGTGGTTCAAATACCTCATCTGCCCCCACTATACTGCCGAGTGCATTCTGTATCTTGCAATTGCTTGGATCGCTGCGCCTCCTGGTGAGCTATTCAACAAGAGTATCCTGACTGCAGTGGCGTTTATAGCCGTGAACCTGGGCGCTACGGCAAAGGGCACAAAAGCATGGTATGAGAACAAGTTCGGCTCAGACAAGGTAGCCGACCGATGGATCATGATCCCACCTGTCTACTAG
- a CDS encoding related to beta-1,3 exoglucanase → MFSLRTIVAGATIALAGMAQATHIDYPPCLDPFQPYVSSGCYMDGVEGHMGGALIYRSGQNQYNMTVEKCVAECKGNGFRYAGLKYYGVCYCGSTVGGIQLPDSQCNYPCTGDKTETCGSDNAFSIWQDPTFKLTNLGGVVTQLQGTVQSIAGYKPNGCYTDNSSKGRALTWPMDIDGSQMTPTSCLTACADQGFPFAGLEYGGECYCGNVLANDTVKADVGDCNVPCNGDKTLLCGGPSRLSVYVAEDLLSLQPCGWKPSNSASASASVSLWSSTSTTSATTSNIATSSSSTTIPVVNSGSSVTSSSTTLSTLTSTTGNGQSSTTGQPSGPSGPSGPSGPSGPSVPSSTTNKPPGPSNPSSTNGNGQSTTNKPSTTTTTSCSTTTGPAMCTSTVVVPNTCEYKCGNWCAPSVPDFQDQNSCQTAYNNCAKNIAACFQNAGWPGALNCFDFSKWCDGVQGYCASSCSRGRSCNKLGCIKNNAPTGGNSASTTTSVYPCAVTSTSTTSSAAVTSCAPQPTNICQQPSSNIWGYGPGNPVGGIELPLVACNDLKSDFSQNPFKLYTNTNSNSCSSYRRNQQSSACADACKAQYNACVGTYVQSCKKLNTRSDNSNYFDKRSHSHFHKRALEKSGIEPRFFNLFGNDQWQSAQNKCSIQYADCLWENANVNFSSRCQNFGTGM, encoded by the coding sequence ATGTTCTCTCTTAGAACCATTGTCGCTGGTGCGACTATCGCCTTGGCTGGCATGGCCCAGGCCACCCACATCGACTACCCACCTTGTCTTGACCCTTTTCAGCCCTATGTTTCATCTGGATGTTACatggatggtgttgagggccATATGGGTGGTGCACTCATCTACCGCTCCGGTCAGAACCAGTACAATATGACTGTCGAGAAGTGTGTTGCCGAGTGCAAGGGTAACGGCTTCCGGTATGCTGGTCTCAAGTACTATGGTGTTTGTTACTGCGGTTCCACCGTTGGTGGCATTCAGCTTCCTGATAGCCAGTGCAACTATCCCTGCACTGGTGATAAAACCGAAACTTGCGGTAGTGACAACGCCTTCTCCATCTGGCAGGATCCCACTTTCAAGCTCACCAACCTTGGAGGAGTTGTTACTCAACTCCAAGGAACTGTCCAGTCTATCGCCGGTTATAAGCCCAACGGTTGCTACACTGACAACTCCTCAAAGGGCCGCGCCCTGACATGGCCCATGGATATTGATGGTTCTCAGATGACCCCCACCAGTTGCTTGACTGCCTGCGCTGACCAGGGCTTCCCTTTCGCTGGTCTTGAATATGGTGGTGAATGCTACTGCGGTAATGTCCTGGCTAACGACACTGTCAAGGCAGATGTTGGTGACTGCAATGTTCCTTGCAACGGTGACAAGACCCTGCTCTGCGGTGGACCTAGTCGTTTGAGTGTCTATGTCGCTGAGGATCTGCTTTCTCTTCAGCCATGTGGCTGGAAGCCCAGCaactctgcctctgcctcggcTTCCGTTTCTCTCTGGTCATCTACCTCTACCACTTCCGCTACCACCTCAAATATTGCTACTTCCAGCTCTTCAACCACTATTCCTGTCGTTAACTCCGGATCGAGTGTCACCAGCTCTTCCACAACCTTGAGCACTTTGACTAGCACTACTGGAAATGGACAGTCTTCTACCACGGGTCAACCTTCTGGTCCTTCTGGTCCTTCTGGTCCTTCTGGTCCTTCTGGTCCTTCTGTTCCTtcttccaccaccaacaaaccTCCGGGCCCCTCCAACCCTTCGTCCACCAACGGTAATGGCCAGTCTACCACCAACAAGCCTTCCACTACAACCACTACGTCCTGCAGTACCACTACTGGTCCTGCTATGTGTACTTCCACCGTTGTCGTGCCCAACACCTGCGAGTACAAGTGTGGTAACTGGTGTGCGCCGTCTGTCCCTGACTTCCAGGATCAAAACAGTTGCCAGACCGCCTACAACAACTGCGCCAAGAACATTGCTGCTTGCTTCCAGAACGCTGGCTGGCCCGGCGCTCTGAACTGCTTCGACTTCTCCAAGTGGTGTGATGGTGTCCAGGGCTATTGTGCTTCTTCCTGCTCCCGTGGTCGTAGCTGCAACAAGCTTGGCTGCATCAAGAACAACGCTCCCACTGGCGGAAACAGTGCCTCGACTACCACCAGCGTGTATCCCTGCGCCGTCACCAGCACTTCCACCACTTCTTCGGCTGCTGTCACCTCTTGTGCTCCTCAGCCCACCAACATTTGCCAGCAGCCCAGCTCCAACATCTGGGGCTACGGTCCCGGCAACCCTGTCGGTGGTATTGAGCTGCCTCTTGTTGCCTGTAACGACTTGAAGAGCGACTTTTCTCAGAACCCTTTCAAGCTTTACACCAATACCAACTCcaattcttgctcttcttatCGCCGCAACCAGCAGTCCAGCGCTTGTGCCGACGCCTGCAAGGCTCAGTACAACGCTTGTGTCGGTACATATGTCCAGAGCTGCAAGAAGCTTAACACTCGCAGTGATAACAGCAACTACTTCGACAAGCGATCTCACTCCCACTTCCACAAGCGCGCCCTCGAGAAGTCTGGCATTGAGCctcgcttcttcaacctATTCGGTAACGACCAGTGGCAGAGCGCTCAGAATAAGTGCTCCATCCAGTATGCTGACTGTCTCTGGGAGAACGCCAATGTCAATTTCAGCAGCCGCTGCCAGAACTTCGGCACTGGTATGTAA